The genomic interval GTAAAAATAGCCGAAGAAGGAGACCAGGTAATACTCAATCCCGGCATGGCAAGCTTTGACATGTTCAGGGATTTTCAAGACAGGGGGGAAGCTTTTAAAAGTGCCATCGAGGAACATTATGGAAAAATATGAAGACCGTCTGAGATGCAAATTCAAGAACGCAAATTACGCACTTTTGATTACTGTTTCTGTCTTGCTGGCTATCGGTATTGTAGCCATGTTCTCGGCTCATCAAAAAGCCTCCGTTTTCAGTTTCGGAACTTCAAGCACTCCCTATAAACATCTTATGAACATTGGAATCGGTTTTATGGCTTTGTTGATAGCGTTCTGCCTTCCTTTGAAAAAAACCGACAACACAGCTTTAATTTTATTTTTTTCTTTGGCGATTACGGTTCTGCTTTTTGCAGTAATTCTTTTTGGTACGAACATCAACGGAGCCCACAGATGGCTGCGGCTAGGCCCATTTAATTTTCAGCCGTCCGAACTGGCAAAAATCGTACTGATATTCTATGTCTCTCATTACATAAGGAGAAAGTACAGCGGAATAAAAGAAAAAAACGCGAAATGGTCGTGGGGGCTTTTGATAGTGATCGGCGGGATAATTGCCCTGATCGCTGTTGAACCTGACGTATCGACAGCGCTTGTCCTTATTTTGCTTGTTTTCGTGTTCTTTTTCGTCGGCAAAGTGCCTGTTAAATTTTCTTTCGTCCTCATCTTCAGCGTTTTAGCGATCGGCGTTTTGCTTTATATGCTTCCCGGAAGCAGGTTCAAGCACATAGACAAGAGAATAAAAAATTACGTAGTGACGCTCAGAGGAGAGGAAGTAGATACTGATGAAAATTCGCAGGTAGAAAATTCCATCCTTGCTTTCGCCAACGGAGGTCTGTTTGGAAGAGGTCTTTGCAAGGGAGAACTCAAAAACGGATCATTTATTCCTGAGGTGGACAGAGATATGATAATAGCCGCAATAGGAGAAGAAATGGGGCTTGTCGGCGCTCTATTCGTGATGTCTTTGTATTTTGTAATACTTGTTACAGGTTTTAGAATCGCGTTATTTTTCGAAGACAAAGACAGATATTTTTATTTTCTCGCCATGGGCATATCGGTCAATTTTTTTATTTTCGCCATTATACACGCATTCATCAGCATCGGTTCGCTTCCAGCGACGGGATTGGCTCTGCCTTTTATTTCTTACGGCGGAACTTCAATGGTAAGTAATATGTTCATGCTTGGAATCATGCTTAACATATCGGCTCTCTCGAAAAGCCATCAGATGAATGAAAATATGATAAAAAAAAGAGAAATGATTTTTTTCAGTACAAAGAACAAATCTAACACTTTTGTCGGCAGTAGATTGACTCAAAGACAAAAGGCGGTAAAAGCGCGTTGAAAAAGAAAAGACTGCTCATTGCTGTCGGAGCGACTGGAGGGCATATTTATCCCGCGCTTGCCCTTGCGGAAGAACTAAGGGGCAAATGCGGCTTGTTTTTCATCGGAAGCGACAGGGGACTCGCTGAGACAATAGTAACAAGGGCAGGATTTCACTTCGAGAAAGTCAGAAGCAGGCCTTGGGCGGGAAGAACGATTCTCGAAAAAGCCGCTTCAGCGGTTTCCTTCATTTTTGGTGTATTTTATTGCCGAAGACACATATCTGAAATAAAGCCTTTTGCCGTTCTCGGCACGGGTTCTTTTGCGACGGTTCCCGTTTTGCTGACTTGCTGTTTGCTTTCGGTGCCTTTTTATATTTTAGAAGCGGATGTCAAACCAGGAATGACAACTCGTTTTTTTGCAAGAAGCGCAAAAAAAATATTTTTATCATTCGAGGAGACTGAAAAATACATGCCCGGTATTTCTGAGACCCTATACTCGGGAAGTCCTGTTAGGCGAACGATTGGGAATGTCCCGAAATCCGAAGCGGTGAAAAAATTCGGACTTTCAGGTGACTCGAAGATAATTCTCGTGTTCGGAGGAAGTCAGGGATCTTCTACTATAGAAAAAGCATTTTATGAAATGTACAGGAAATTCGGCATACCTCAGAACGCAAAGGTGATCGCTTCCGCGGGTAAATTTTCCGAAGGACTATACGCGCGATGCGGAGAAGACGTCATAGTCAGAGATTATATTGAAGACATGGCATCGGCTTACGCCTGTGCCGACGTAGTCGTATCGAGAGCCGGAGCCGTAACGGTCGCTGAGATTTTTGCTGCCGGAAAACCTGCAGTACTCATTCCTTTGGCAATAGCCAGAGGGCATCAGGCTGACAACGCCCGCCAGCTCGAAAATCTTTGTACAAGCGTCGTAATAAGAGAAAATGAACTCACGGCAGAATCCCTTCACGAAAACATAAAAAAAATCCTGAATTCAGAGGGAACATCGGTACTCTGTCCCGGAAAGAAAGACTCAGTGAAAATTATTGCCGAGGAGATACTTAATGAATCCTGAAATGGTTCACATGATCGGTATTTGCGGAGCAGGGATGACCCCTCTGGCTATCATTATGAAAAGAAAAGGCTTTGATGTCACCGGATGTGACAGAAATCTGAACGAAAATGCCGAAATTCTCAAAAAAGAAGGGATCGTATTGTCTGCGGGTCATTCGACAAAACATCTCGAAGGTGTTTCCAGGGTGATTTTTTCGAGGGCCGTGGATGAATCGTGCAATGAGATATCCCAGGCCTTGAAAAAAGGGATCAAAATACAATCTAGAGGAGAAGCTCTCAGAGAACAGCTTGAGGGCAGGATACTGACTGGAATAGCCGGAACCCACGGGAAGACCACCACGTCTTCAATGCTTGTGCATATTTTAATGTATAACAATAAAGACGTGCTCGGAATCACCGGAGGATCACCGGTGGGATGGGAAAGCGGACTGATATGGTCGGAAAATGGCGCGGCGGTTTGCGAACTTGACGAAAGCGACAGGACTTTTCTTCTGTTTAATCCGAATATAGGAGTCATAACTTCAGTAGAAGCTGATCACATCGGAAAATATTACTCGGGAGAAAAAGATGTATCGGAGGCATTCTTGAAATTTGCCGGAAATTCTGAAAAATGCCTTTTGAACGTTTGCGACAAATTGACGGCTGAAATTGCCAATTCAAAAACAGTAAAATCGGTGACGCTGGGTGAATCGCCTGCCTGCGACATACGCTACGTCATAGAAGATGAATGTTTGTTCATGAGAGGAGAAAAAATAAGTATCCGCATGCGGGGAGAACACAACCTCAGAAATGCGTCCTGCGCTTTAGCCGTAGCTGAACTTATGGGCGTTTCTCCGATGGATTCGGCGGAAGCTTTAAAGAGCTTTTCGGGAGTCAGAAGAAGGATGGAAACGGTTTTTGATTCGGATTTCTGTACTTTTATAAGTGATTACGCCCATCATCCGACTGAATTGAAAAACTCGATAGAAGCTCTTAAAACCGGCGATAAAAAGCTGACGATTGTTTTTCAACCTCATCTATACTCGAGAACAAAAGAATTCCATCTGGATTTTGCTAAGGGGCTGTTAAAAGCCGATAACATTATACTGATGCCGATTTATCCCGCAAGAGAAAAACCGATGACGGGAGTGACTTCGGAATTAATTGCCGACGACCTGAAAACCCTTGGTAAAGAAGTCTGCGTGACAGGATCAAAGGAAGAATTGATGTCTGTTCTGAAAAAATCGTTTTCAGGAGGCATTTTGGCTCTATTGGGAGCCGGAGATGCTGATTCTTACAGGGATGAAATTACAGAAATGTTAAAGGGAACAGTAAATGATTGATTGTTTGAGAAAAATCGATCTCGCTGAATTCACGACTTTGAGATTGGGCGGAAAAGCGGATTATTTTTGTTATGTTGATAATGAGCAGAAATTTGATAAAATTATTACATATTGTGAAAAAAATAATCTGCCATACATCATATTGGGTGCGGGCAGCAATATTCTCTTTAGCGACAAGGGATTCAAAGGATGTATTGTCAAGCTTTCGGGGAGCTTTAGAAGTTTTGTTCTGGAAGGCAACATGATCCGTACAGGAGCAGGCGTAGCGCTCTCGGAAATAATAGGGAAATCAAGAGAAGCAGGCTTGTCTGGTCTTGAATGCCTTTACGGAATACCCGGAACAGTCGGAGGCGCTGTTTACATGAACGCCGGCACAAAATGGGGTGTCACGGGAGATTTTGTTAAAAGAGTTAAAACGAGAGGCAAGGATTATTTTGAAATCTCGAAGGACCAGTTCGGCTATAGAAAAGGCATACATGAAATAATACTCGGTGTTGAATTTGAATTGCGAAATGCGGAGGTTTCCGAAATTGAATCGACGATCACTCAAATAAAAAAATTCAGAAGCGAGAGGTTTCCGAGGAACTCAAGAACAGCCGGTTGTATTTTCAAAAATCCTTTCGGAAGTCCGCCTGCCGGTAAACTGATAGAACAAGCAGGGTGGAAAGGAAAGATAATAAAAAACGTCATGATTTCAGACAGGCACGCAAATTACTTCATCCCTCTCAGAGGAGCCAAATGCTCCGATTTTGTTGATTCAGTAACTGCGGTCAAAGAAGACGTTTTCAGAAAGTTCTCAATAACGCTTGAAACAGAATTAAAGATATACGATGAAAATGGAAAATCCAAAGAAATTTAAAGCGGTTATTTTCGCGTTTCTGACAGCGACATTGTTCTCGGCCGGAGTAGCAGCGGGAAAATTGCATTTTTTCAGAGTTGAATCCGTTATAGTGAGGGGAAACACTGAACTGAGTTCTCATGAAATATTCGAGATAGCAGGTGTTTCAAAAGGAGATTGCGTATTTTTTGTCAATTTGTCGGAGGCTGAGCTTAATCTGTCAAAAGAGATTTTCGCAAAAAAGATACTGGTGAGAAAGTCCGGACCTAACGCTCTGGAGATTGAAATAATTGAAAGATATCCTTCACTGGATATTGGAAACGGCAAGGGAGTAGACGCGGACGGTTATATATTGCCGATAGATTCATCAAAAGCATTGCTCGGAGCGAAAACAATGAACGAGTACACAGAAAGCGATTTATTCCTGACCGAAGAGGACAGAATACTGAAAGATGTTGCGTCTGTTTGTTCGCAAGGAATTAATTTCCCTTTTTTGAGCGAAGTGATAGTCTGCAAAAAAGGTCTGTCGGTGAAAACCAAAGACGGAGTGTACGCTTATTTCGGGTATTCGGATTTTGTTTTATCGTACAGAATATTAATGACTGTCAGGGGAACTGATTGGTGGGACCGAAAGTATTGTTACGATTTGAGTTCCCCCGGAGAACTATTGATATTCAAAAGGTCCGCTTTAACCAATAACAAAGATTGTTACGGGGGCTGAATTATGGATAAAAAAATGATTTCGACCGCT from candidate division WOR-3 bacterium carries:
- a CDS encoding FtsQ-type POTRA domain-containing protein, which encodes MKMENPKKFKAVIFAFLTATLFSAGVAAGKLHFFRVESVIVRGNTELSSHEIFEIAGVSKGDCVFFVNLSEAELNLSKEIFAKKILVRKSGPNALEIEIIERYPSLDIGNGKGVDADGYILPIDSSKALLGAKTMNEYTESDLFLTEEDRILKDVASVCSQGINFPFLSEVIVCKKGLSVKTKDGVYAYFGYSDFVLSYRILMTVRGTDWWDRKYCYDLSSPGELLIFKRSALTNNKDCYGG
- the murC gene encoding UDP-N-acetylmuramate--L-alanine ligase, encoding MNPEMVHMIGICGAGMTPLAIIMKRKGFDVTGCDRNLNENAEILKKEGIVLSAGHSTKHLEGVSRVIFSRAVDESCNEISQALKKGIKIQSRGEALREQLEGRILTGIAGTHGKTTTSSMLVHILMYNNKDVLGITGGSPVGWESGLIWSENGAAVCELDESDRTFLLFNPNIGVITSVEADHIGKYYSGEKDVSEAFLKFAGNSEKCLLNVCDKLTAEIANSKTVKSVTLGESPACDIRYVIEDECLFMRGEKISIRMRGEHNLRNASCALAVAELMGVSPMDSAEALKSFSGVRRRMETVFDSDFCTFISDYAHHPTELKNSIEALKTGDKKLTIVFQPHLYSRTKEFHLDFAKGLLKADNIILMPIYPAREKPMTGVTSELIADDLKTLGKEVCVTGSKEELMSVLKKSFSGGILALLGAGDADSYRDEITEMLKGTVND
- a CDS encoding UDP-N-acetylglucosamine--N-acetylmuramyl-(pentapeptide) pyrophosphoryl-undecaprenol N-acetylglucosamine transferase gives rise to the protein MKKKRLLIAVGATGGHIYPALALAEELRGKCGLFFIGSDRGLAETIVTRAGFHFEKVRSRPWAGRTILEKAASAVSFIFGVFYCRRHISEIKPFAVLGTGSFATVPVLLTCCLLSVPFYILEADVKPGMTTRFFARSAKKIFLSFEETEKYMPGISETLYSGSPVRRTIGNVPKSEAVKKFGLSGDSKIILVFGGSQGSSTIEKAFYEMYRKFGIPQNAKVIASAGKFSEGLYARCGEDVIVRDYIEDMASAYACADVVVSRAGAVTVAEIFAAGKPAVLIPLAIARGHQADNARQLENLCTSVVIRENELTAESLHENIKKILNSEGTSVLCPGKKDSVKIIAEEILNES
- the murB gene encoding UDP-N-acetylmuramate dehydrogenase, giving the protein MIDCLRKIDLAEFTTLRLGGKADYFCYVDNEQKFDKIITYCEKNNLPYIILGAGSNILFSDKGFKGCIVKLSGSFRSFVLEGNMIRTGAGVALSEIIGKSREAGLSGLECLYGIPGTVGGAVYMNAGTKWGVTGDFVKRVKTRGKDYFEISKDQFGYRKGIHEIILGVEFELRNAEVSEIESTITQIKKFRSERFPRNSRTAGCIFKNPFGSPPAGKLIEQAGWKGKIIKNVMISDRHANYFIPLRGAKCSDFVDSVTAVKEDVFRKFSITLETELKIYDENGKSKEI
- a CDS encoding FtsW/RodA/SpoVE family cell cycle protein; this translates as MEKYEDRLRCKFKNANYALLITVSVLLAIGIVAMFSAHQKASVFSFGTSSTPYKHLMNIGIGFMALLIAFCLPLKKTDNTALILFFSLAITVLLFAVILFGTNINGAHRWLRLGPFNFQPSELAKIVLIFYVSHYIRRKYSGIKEKNAKWSWGLLIVIGGIIALIAVEPDVSTALVLILLVFVFFFVGKVPVKFSFVLIFSVLAIGVLLYMLPGSRFKHIDKRIKNYVVTLRGEEVDTDENSQVENSILAFANGGLFGRGLCKGELKNGSFIPEVDRDMIIAAIGEEMGLVGALFVMSLYFVILVTGFRIALFFEDKDRYFYFLAMGISVNFFIFAIIHAFISIGSLPATGLALPFISYGGTSMVSNMFMLGIMLNISALSKSHQMNENMIKKREMIFFSTKNKSNTFVGSRLTQRQKAVKAR